The Entelurus aequoreus isolate RoL-2023_Sb linkage group LG03, RoL_Eaeq_v1.1, whole genome shotgun sequence genome contains the following window.
GGTTCACAAAATCTATGGTTTAGATATAGATAATCAGTGACTCAGTTTTTAGTTGGATTCAGTGAACATTGTTCTCTTTAACAGCCCAGATTACCGTACATCCCAATAATGCTTCTTCTTCGGGCTTTCAACAAAGGCAGACTTATTCCCTCCCTCTCCCGTGTCTCTCTTGCAAAGACACCTGGAATGTTGACTCTATTCCATGATGCCGCCGAACGAAgcgacttccaggcttatggacaaacaCGCACCCTTGAACTACTACACACACTGACCCCATAACTCATCCCACGCCTTCGTCGCTTTTTTCATAAATCGTCCCATCCCTAGTCCAGACTAAATATTTCAGTGCCTGTAATTGATATCTTCTTACCTTCACAGACCACACCAGCATCTTCTTGGTGACCACAGTTGTGTGATCCAATCCCTTGGTGTGTGCATTCACTGAGCTTTGATTCACTGCCCTTGCATCTGACATTGTCCAACCAAATGGGTCCTctgccttgtccaaagtgggcttGCTGTGGGGCTGACAGGGCCCTGCCACAGCCCAACTGTCTACACACCACCTGGGCATGCTTCAGGTCCCAGATATCATCACACACTGTTCCCCACTGTCCACGGTGGAAGATCTCCACTCTACCGGAGCAGGAGCTGTTTCTTCCATTTGCCAGACGGACCTCGCCCTCATTTATTGAGGGCACCGTTGTTGAGGCAGCAGTGGTCGTCTCTGCCTCTGGATAAGTGTTAGCTTCTGTTGTTTCCATGGCATTGGTATTCTCTGGGTGAGTGTAAGTTGTTGGTTCCATTGAAGTTCCTTCAGGTTCTGGTGTAGAAGAACCTGGTTCGTTTACCTCTGaggataaaaaaacattttgttaaaattgcagtttttaggGGATGAGACCCTAAATAGATGTGCCAACAGGTGGTAAGCTATTTGTTCCTAGCATCTGGTTTATGCTTCTGTGTAATGGAGGCTAGCCAATGTGGCTGGGCCATCTGTACATTCACCCACTCCCTAACAACTTCAAGAGTAGTTCTGGCTATCGAGCGTATAGcctgggcttttagctcggtagtctGCCCGACCTGGGTTCGTGCCCCCCTCGGAGTAGTAGGAAAAACACAATGCAGCAGAGAGAGGTAGGGAGAGTACACAACCGCTACATCTGCATACACTGCATTTTCCAGAGAGTCAAGTCAGTGAACAACCATGACAGTCGCCGACTATTTAGCTTGGTAGTGTCGTTTGTCGGTAGTGAAAGAGTCACTAGCGAAAGTCAAAGAGAAAAGGGAAGTGTTACTGCAGCTGGAACAAATCAATATGTTACAACATTAgtttgttattgcatatgtctatcttcttccgcttatccgaggttgggtcgactcagcagagaagcccagacttccctctccccaggtaCTTCATTCAGCTTTTCCcgtgggatcccgaggcattcccaggccagctgggagacttaGTCtctccaacatgtcctgggtcttccccgtgacctcataccggtcagacgtgccctgaaCACTTCCCCAGGGAGGTGTCCGGGGCGCATCCTGCCCAGATGCTCAAACcagctcatctggctcctctcgatgtggctgagcagcggctttactctgagctcctcttgAATGACAAGGGAGAATCCCGACACCCGAAAGAGAAACCTTATTTCAGCCACATGCACATGTGGTTTTgccctttcggtcacaacccaaagcttgtgaccataggagaggatgttctcattcacccaggtcattgtaatctcagggcattcaatagctcacaactggactgtttggtttgtcttagaggaCATTtagaggcttcatcagttcatcaaAGCCCTAAACTTTCTGACTGCTCTCTTTAAGTATTTTAAGTAGACATATTGACTAAAATCATTGCAAACCATCATAAATGTCTGTCACGACCAGAACaggactctgaacacagatgcaggattttcagaaacatatatttattctgaacagggaaggggtccaaaacgtgagaaacaaaacaggctatcaaaacagatctGACCTGACCACTAAACcaacaaaaatactaacaactcaaaacgctccgACTATGGAGGGAAAAAGGGGCTAAGAACAAAACTActaaatacaacaaaaagcgctccaacggaggcgataccaggaagctaatcttacctgacaaaaggcTACAAACAAAGAATCTCCCGTGGTTCAAAAGGTACAAAGAAACGTGGCAATGGCTGAagacaagactgtggcaaaggaacgctggaggtacACACAAGAAGATAcgaaaacactctggcacaggacagaaggaagacgagacatttatacacatgagggcgggtgacacaggtgggcacaatcaggcaatcaggaaagacatcagaccagtgatacaggaggaagggcaagtaatttgaaacgagagggagagtcggcatttcaaaataaaacaggaaatgacaaaacatgaaaccagacaagacttcacccaggtgggACAATGTCCTATTCTTGAATGGgctactgttagaataattatgtgtaagttttcacacaactcttatgcttaaaggctgttgctatagttattatcaattgtgctgaagttgtacttttctatctgtgcaaagcgagtcgtctcgtatcagtgtttgtttccagaatcggcctgctgactgccaagggcgaacatcgagtgccgtgacgcagacagagcagagacagggcgatatcacgagtgtcagcacatttgcatttcattaatagtcatatattgtgtctaactggggctgctgagattacccccttccttcagcggcagcctcagtgatgtaaccagggacctcccaaataaatagaggagcatgtgggcaggattttagagcgtagtttggttctgtaactagagtacagcccaaaaacgtctctcctcattgagccaaattgagctttgtctctgcatgattccttgcagAGGATGAGAGGCTAACTGGCCTCTCATCCAGTTAGCAGACTTAGGTCTGCTAACTGGATGAGAGGCCAAACAAACGTCTtcgaagacaaaccaaacagtccagatgCGATCGACTGAATGCCCAGAGAATATGTGAGTACGGGAATGTAGCTCGACTGATAAAGAAGAAGGCGCCCCCCACACAGAAAATAATGTCCTAAAAGCCGACCAGTCACAGCCCTTACAATGTGAGGTTGGATTTATATTTTTGACACAGAAGCATAAAACCAAGCTGAACTCCAAACCTTCTACCAGAATGTTCTATCATTTTGTTCAGGTTTCACAGAGCAAAACGTACCTGCACAGTATGCGTAGTGACACCCCGATGACTTGACAAGTTTGTACACGTAGAAGCTGGAAGCATGTGCTCTGGAGCACATCTTGACATGGATGTGTATTCGATGATTGACATCGCAGCAATCGCTAGCCCAGGTGCTGCATACAGAGCGACTTACAATGCCATCAGACAGTGTGGGATGAGGTCCATTTAGCGTCATCGTAATATGTGTTCCACACTTGAACCCAGGAACACATCCCTCAGGAATACGTGCATCGTTTTGTCCCAGGAACAGGCGATACCAGCCGCGCCACTCCACTCTATTGTCACATGCTACGTTGGAAGGGTCAAATCCACTTTCTGTGGACCGCCAGGTGTCGTTCAGTACAGTGTAGCTCTCGCACGGGTCTTCGCAGCTCGTCCCGTTATTTCCAAGGCAGTCCATGCCAACCGGACACGCGGCGTCGCCACATCTGAACTGGACGGACGGCGAAGAAATGGCGGATCTGGAGAGCGAAGCAGGTGCCAGGCATTCGTAGGAGCCTGCCGTGTTCTGGCAAACCCAAGGCGCAGTGCACGGTGAGTCGGAGAGGGTGCATTCGTCGACGTCCACGCAGCCGCGGCCAGGCGCCCACTGATAACCCGGGTGACAACAAGAACCATCGCCGCAGGTAGCGGTATCGTAACAGGCGGCACCATCACCCACAAAGCCGTCTTTGCAGACACATGAGATGTCGGGGAAGGAATCGCCTCGTTGCTGTGACTCCTGGCATGTTGCTTCATCGTGGCACGCCCCGCAGCTGGAGACAACCGAACCTGGAAAAGTCATCACATTTCATTGCTGCTTGTGTTCTTCGTTTTTTTCCTACGACAAGTAGCAAATACTAGCGGTTCATTTTCCAAGCCAGGTTAAtcccacttttgaatttggatgaatcataattaatcagttaattacttgcttgcatagttGACATTAACTTTGAAAAATAACCTAATATTCTGACACGAATGCAATTTTATCGTCGGAAAGTCATACACGTCATGTTTTTAAAACTTGGTTGTTAGGGGGTGCACAATAAAACAGAATTTTGTATTCATCCCGATTCGAAATCgttcataattttttaaaatatatatatttttttttaataagaatccatttttaaaCACGTCTTTAGGCCATCTGCATGCAACAAAAATGAGCTTTTATAACATCTAACCTGTTTTGGAAATGTTtccttataattattataccaaaaaatacattgcgagaaacggtttgaatcgagaatctattctgaatcgaGCAATcgccccaggaatcggaatcggatgtAATCATAGGGTGCCCAAAGATTCTACACCTGATTgtcatccgaatcgcgattcttgttCATCCCGGTTCTAAATTTCCTCGTtgatttgtaaaataaaaaaatgtaaataatctttgaattaaaaaattatacatttttaagacATTTTAGGCCCTCTCCATGCAACCAACCAGAACGctcttttttttaacctaaaaattatAATGATTATTTTACCAAATATTACATTGTGAGAATCGAAtattcaccccaggaatcggaattgaCCTATTGGTCAATAGGGCTGCACACAAAATTGATTCACATGTAAATCACAATTCTTTTAAATGCCGTTTTTAAATCGATCACTAATTTTTgaatatggtttaaaaaaaattttttattttttttttaaataaaaatcgatttttaaaaagatATTTTGTAGGCCATCTCCATTCAACCAGAAGGAGCCTTTCTAACttgtaacatgttttgaaaaagtttcattataattattatacgaaataatacattgcgagaatcggtttgaatcgagaaccgATTCCGAATCGAATTGTctccccaggaatcggaatcggatcaaATTGTTAggggcccaaagattcacacccctattgGTCATTAGGGGTGCAGAAAATGTtttattcacatccgaatcgcgattcttattcatcctgattccAAATCGATTCATAACTTtcaaacatacattttttaaaatatgtatatattttttagtttaaACGAAAAATTGGgttgagaatacatttttaaaaagacgtttttagACCGTCTTCATGCAACCAGAATAATattttctaacctgttttgaaaaagtgtcataattattataccaaacattacattgcgagaatcggtttgaatcgagaattgattctgaatcgaatcgtcaccccaggaatcagatTCGGATCGAATCGAATTCACGCCACGAGTAAGTACATGTACTGTCAAACGATTAATTTTCTAAATCAAAGTAATCTCACTTTTCAATTTGGATTGATCACAATTAGTCACAGTTAATTGAAACACTTGGTGTTTTttactcgttagcattagccaatagCTAGCAAGACGAGGCTAGGTTCTGCAAGCGTGCGGTGAAGAAGGTGAGTGTAAAGAAGTGGGTAATGTTCAGTGAAGTAAAGAAAGTACTAAGTAGTCCAGTGACAATCATTCTAATCCAGAAGTTTGTTTTTATTGATAAAAATCAGGTTGCGTGTGAAAATTGTGATGTTTTGGGGTTGCCAAGAACGTATTAATTAACTTTAAAATGATTTTAACGGGAATGTGGATTTAATATTCTAATATTTTAAGTTAGAAGCTCGGTCACAGAACTAATTCAACTCGTAAACCAAGGTGGTACTCTACTTTTTCTGTACTTTGTTTATACTTTGTTCTGTTCATTGTGTTGTACATTTTCTGTCCTTTGTTCTGTTATTGTGCTGTATTTTGTTCGTCCCTTGTTCTGTACTTTGTCCTGTTCTTTGTTCTGTACTTTGTTCATCCTTTGTTCTGTTGCTCTTATGTACTTTTTCTGTCCTTTGTTCTGTTATTGTTCTGTACTTTTTTTGTCCTTTGTACTGCTCTCTGTTATATACTTTGTTCTGTACTTTAATCTGTATTTTGTCCTGTTCTTTTTTCTGTACTTTGTTGTTCTGTTCTTTTTTCTGTACTTTGTTCTATTCTTTGTACTGTACTTTCTAATGTACTTTGTTCTGAATTTTGTCCAGTACTTTGgtctgtattttgttttatttgttctgTAAATTGTTCTGTATTTTCTACTGTACTTTGTTCTGTACTTTTTTCCATCTTTTGTTCTGTTCTCTATGTTGGTCTGTATTTTGAGCTGTGCTTTGTACTATACTTTGTTCTTGTTTGGTTATTGTACTGCACTTTTGCTGTACTTTGTTCTGTTCTTTGTGCTGTACTTTCTACTGTTCTTTGTTCTGTTATTGTTTTGTACTTTGGTCTGTACTTTCTACTGTACTTTGTTCTGTTCTCTGTTCTGTACATTGGTCTGTAATTTGTTCTGTACTTTTGTCTGTACTTTCTATTGTACTTTGTTCTGTACTTTTTTCCATTCTTTGATCTGTACTTTGTACTGtactttgttcttgttttttgtgtattttgtatttgactttcttcTGTGctttgttttgtacttttttctgcaccatgttCTGTCCAGTTAAGATCTACAATCACATCCTGGACTTTAAGAGTTTGACAGTTCCCAACATGGAAATTGGacgtaaaattacaaaataaaagtcaccCAGAAGTTCAATAAAAACTCCCCCAACTTGTCTCCTAGTGTGTATTTTTGAAGTATCACCTTTAACGAGACTCTCAGGTTTGCGTCACATTTGTTTTAATCGTGTGATAAATCCTTGTCACCATCGACTGTGATTAAATCACACAGAAAAACTTGTGGCTAAActtcaactaaaatgttttctttagAAACAAGTCTTGTTTTTCACTAGAAGTTAGGAAACGCTTGATTTTGACCACTTTAATGCCTTGGCTAgattatggagacttgcttttAATGACAAAACTGAATACTGTCCATCACTGTTCCTTATGTTTTATTCCTGGTTGTGGCCACCTTGCCCACCTTTGCACTTTGTATGCAACAACAAACTATCCATCTTTGTTAGTCCGCAGATTTCCTCAATGGTTTGTTTTTAcatataaatcacttcttggtgtGGTTCCCCCGTATTTATGTTGTTTTATGCGTACAGTTTAAGGTCACGGGACATACTTAGCATGtttgttcctagagccaacacaagtctcGGTCCAAAAAAAAGCCTTCAGATTTGCTGCTCCGTGGTCATGGAATGAATTACAAAAGGATCTGAGGCTACCTGAACTCATCCCTTTGGGGGAATTTGAGGCCATTTTAAAAGATTTAGAAACTGTTTCTACTGTGCAttgtagttgtttttattttatttaaaaaaaatttacctATTGCGtgtttttatgtcctttttgtaagTAAATCTGTACTTTTAACTATAGTGTGTGTTTGCTACTGTTGTCCTATTTATTTATGAAACCTctttttgctgccctcttggccaggtcactcttgcAAAAGagatttttacctggttaaataaaggaaatttaattttaaaaatcttatttcatttatttcaatattatcggacatttgtATGAGAAATGATTTCTACTCCCTGTATATTAGTTATAGAGTAAATTACTTCATAATTGTGTTTACAGACGACACatgattaaacacaattgcacGCTGGCATTATTTGTATTAAGAAACCGGAATGGTGTTTGTTGCATATTATTTGTTTTTGAGTCGACTCTTGGGGGttgcgattcgattcagaatcaattctcgattcaaaatgtatacttttttttaaaatattgggtgccagttctgtgattaactgcattcctccataaaatagacaatcAGATCTAATAAATGTCCATTGTACTTAAACAGAGatctattttaaaacatttgtatgcacatacacacttaaaacctttcaaaatgtggaatgaaattatggaatgtGTTAAATATGATCCGctttaagaggctgttcaaactaaaaatgtttaccaagtacaaggaagaataatTTTGAAGAACATCTTAAATTGATAAAAAAATGCGATACTATTCATCTCGTATGTGACCCATAACTGACTTTACTATTATTAAGAGATCTGTTGTATCCATAAATGGGGACAGGAAGCGAACACGTGCTACTAAAACCGCTATGAATCGGAAAAAGGGGTCGGCTTAAATAAGCTcgccttcttcctactccttttcgaacatgttgcaaGGCATGTATAGTTTACACATTGCTCCATAAATGTGTAAACTATACAAGGTATCACTTGTAGTTGCTTACATGTTCGGAATACATTTAAACccccctaaaaaaacaaaaaatgtgttttgtttagtAAAATTCTACCTATTTACttaataaagtgaaatacaaataaatagaacattaacatctacaatatgatttgtctgagtgtctaaacaggacaaaaataaatacattatttttttaaatctaatttttggattttttttttaatcgattaggaatcgttacaaattaaaaaaaatacactaatatatatgtttcttgaGTAAACGGTCGAAAAAATGTAaacgcaaatgaaaatacagcttcaccctttagtcgtaatttttgcgcttaaaaaagtTAACTCTATGACTTCAGCTCCACCCTTCCTCTTTGTTTAAtattgccattactgccacaagtggtggaaaagtgtattacaactgagtacccatACGGACCACGAGGGCCGGGGGAATCTTTGGGCGCCACACGATtcaatttgattcgattcttgggggtgacTATTCAATTtcgaaacgattctcgattcaaaatcaatacttttttaataacactgtgtgccagttctatgatgaactacattcctccgtaAAATAGATAAGCAACTCTAATAAATGtccatattacttaaaagaaaattggttttgtttagtaaaattctacccaaacatttcaaaaagtaaagtacaaataaagcaacaagagaagtactcCACACTTCAgcaaatatgatcatctacatcctaggtgtcaaagtcaaggcccgtgggTCAGATCTGGCCTGcgaatgaatttttttttgaccCCCCGGGAGGATATTTGTGATATACTTGATGGGGTCCCAgagccccatcaagtcataaaaatggggtcccacagtatatttttggggtcccacttttttctaaccgttttgaaaacaaatgataaatgtatgcattatcctgttatatctcacattctatattgtgtttcagAAAGAAGTCATAAAAGTTACTAAATTCATTAaataaaattatacaaaagaaaacacatttttatgcatatgtaaatgtattcagttataaacattcattcactttcttctttccttcatggatctaaatttTACcgcttttttctatatttttattgtaatatttgcagaatgtgtttgttctatgtttTGATTTATCCTGATCACTCAGGATacattttaatgccatgattttgacAGTCAGGCAAAGATtttcctgagctaaaatgagtttgacaccctggatctacatcaacaatacgaTATTCTGGGTggatggacaggacagattgaggaaaaaataaatcaattttaataatTGAGTAAGAATCGTTATAAATAAgaatcattggcgttgttaggcctattttagggggctcaagcccccctaaaatgttcttaagcccccctaaataatttggtgttaaaaaaaattttttttttttttttttacaaatacatgccgacatattcattataaagtggcccaaatatgagtttaaataaataatcatataacctgtcattattgactcagtttcccctcacttcatagcgtaaggtagagagcccctttagtgcgtcggtatccaatccattccacttgttcatatagaaaatgcccacatcactcaaaatccagtccgcattttctctgcgaccttgcttgcggtcctgcaggtgtatgaagcacattagcacacagcactgcagaacaagaaccttgtgtctgcaattgtaaataatttagtttttaagttttgtgtttcttgtagaatctatataaagtaatatacattagcctattgttaaaataatgaaaacaacataattaaatatatttgttttattgtattgttgcattaatagctgttgtattattataggatggcttgttaaacattccataggattttcagagggtggaaaaaacaagatatttaatataaaatgtaaaatgaataaatacataaaatgaaaaagaaaacaaatggttaaaagccatcgtcccggggagcatttaatttcgtcccgtgcatttttttttaccatccccgggacgacgggactacgttaatctcaaaccctggaagttacattttattgtatgcattatttgtttcagcattgcactttgaagatggtccctcagctctttgacagctttggctctttttcagatcagcagactaagtctaagtcaggggtcggcaacccgcggctccggagccgcatgcggctctttgaccactctgatgcggctcagctgcatacttgccgaccccccgaatttcccaggagacttgtggatctcagtgcctgtCTAAGAAATCTCCAAGAgcaattataatcctattttcactctaattactaaataaagggcgtgccctaaatgcactgcagtaattgtcctctatagcatacagcgtgccagcccagccacatgttgtatgtagcttttacttgcacacgtaggagatagtaaagcatacttagtcatcagccacacagcttacactgacggtagtgtaacacaacacaaccaatacccagaatcccatgcagccctaactcttccggtctagattatacacccccctaccaccaaaccccccccacacatcaaccctccccccctccgtgcgtcggttgagcggaagagttagggctgcatgggattctgggtatttgttgtgttgtgtttatgttgtgttacagtgcagatgttctccagaaatgtgtttgtcattcttttttggtgtgggttcaaagtgtggcgcatatttgtaacgtaacagtgttaaagttgtttttgtacggctaccgtcagtgtaagctgtgtggctgttgaagtagtacgccttgctgtcacttacgtgagcaagctgaagctgcaattctacatgtggtcgagcaggtacactgtttgggcagactgtagagggcgccaaaagcagtgccatcacgccctgatattctgaagtctcccggaaataataagAGGATTGGCAtaagaggattggcaagtatgacgctatcaaacgccattcattcaaaactcgcgggccgcactaacatcaaatttccatattaaggtgcgtgccggtacgtgtgtctgagacccctggttaacatagcacaaagcaatttaagcttagtatgcggtgtttttcattttaaatttttttttttgtggctcccattattttctttaatttgtgaaacttgccaaaatggctctttgagtggtaaaggttgccgacccctggtctaagtctttcttatttacagtatatataaaagtttctcatttctattcagacttccatatatatttaatttcctcaacggcttgccataatatatatatatatatatatatatatatatatatatatatatatatatatatatatatatatatatatatatatatatatatatatatatatataattatatacaagccaaattatcccgatccagatattactttaattcaagtaattaagtaatatttccagggcttgaatttacaaccattttagtcacatatgtgccccaAAATGtgatctgtgcaacttcaaaatatttgggaacaaacaattattgtattgtgagctaaagtcgtggcattagcctctatgttgtgaattaataacagAGGCTAAtgtcatgactttcattgtgtttcagtgtatcttgaaggatcatgcaagtaattgtttctcgttgatgctgtaaacaaaatgtcactgtgcaaacccatgtttgttgttgtactgaacacagattgaaaataaacccactgaaataataataataaaaatgattaatttctaagtctttgttagccatttgtgaagttttgtgcatCGTGCGCTACGtttgctcgcatcctgtgcatctcctgggggctaagccccccctgtccttaaaagctagtgacgcccctgataagaatcacgattcattttgaaaattttgttttttttgttgttgttgttgaacaccCCTACCCGTGTGCGTGTTCTCCCCTTACAAGCCGCTGAAAACGTTCAATTCACTCAAAACCTCACCTGACACTCGTGTCATGCAtgttatgcatatgtacatttattcagttaaAAACATTCATTCAatatcttctttccttcatggatctaaactttaccgctttttttctatattttttattgtaatatttacagAATGTGTTctattttttggccaaagtatttattttttcaattttaatgccatgattttaatagtcaggcccgcgtgtgcacacattttcctgagctaaaatgagtttgacactcctgatctacatcaacaatatgattttctgaGTGGATGGACagattgaggaaaaaaataaatttctaTTACTCGATTAAGAATCCTtataaataagaatcacgattcattttgaaaatcgatttttttttatttttattttttcgttgAACACCCCTACCCGTGTGCGTGTTCTCCCCTCACAGGCCGCTGAAAACGTTCAATTCACTCAAAACCTCACCTGACACTCGTGTCATGCAtgttatgcatatgtacatttattcagttaaaaacatttttacatttttattgtaatatttacagaatgtgttttttctatttttttggccaaagtaagacaaagaaaacaatctgaaattgtctatttttttcatttg
Protein-coding sequences here:
- the LOC133645807 gene encoding uromodulin-like; translated protein: MLTAASIFLLLLQAMTRASGSVVSSCGACHDEATCQESQQRGDSFPDISCVCKDGFVGDGAACYDTATCGDGSCCHPGYQWAPGRGCVDVDECTLSDSPCTAPWVCQNTAGSYECLAPASLSRSAISSPSVQFRCGDAACPVGMDCLGNNGTSCEDPCESYTVLNDTWRSTESGFDPSNVACDNRVEWRGWYRLFLGQNDARIPEGCVPGFKCGTHITMTLNGPHPTLSDGIVSRSVCSTWASDCCDVNHRIHIHVKMCSRAHASSFYVYKLVKSSGCHYAYCAEVNEPGSSTPEPEGTSMEPTTYTHPENTNAMETTEANTYPEAETTTAASTTVPSINEGEVRLANGRNSSCSGRVEIFHRGQWGTVCDDIWDLKHAQVVCRQLGCGRALSAPQQAHFGQGRGPIWLDNVRCKGSESKLSECTHQGIGSHNCGHQEDAGVVCEAASPLRLVNSDNRCSGRVEVYHNGQWGTVCDDIWDLTNANVACRQLGCGKARSALHGAAFGQGRGPIWLDDVRCYGNETSLVSCKHLGFGRHNCVHREDAGVICEESETSFRISRLICGSDKLQVGLDSVSTTSAGYNPLTGNLAVHNCSWVRVQDGVVWYEVDAQADACGNKLATNGTHAIYSNSLFVYPTNNASFSVPASLPFSCAYPLDAESRLNVAIRPSLPVEGGIVGLGAKARASMVLFHDSNYTEAYPSGAVYLPVGSPLYVGVSVDKRDPSLAVVLEDCFASHSSNPDYSERYSLIHNKCPTDRQQVSVVESGSSLRARFSALFFLPQGEYRNVYLHCSLSLCDRRGLYTCVPSCTRRQQRSVSHSIQTEPLTIGPITYVSHEGSGF